GGCTGTGAAAAAGTATATTTTTCACGAGCCCTATAACGAAATGTGTTGTTTTGTTACTGTCAAGGGCATGTAAATCGGCACTTCGTGCCGACCCTTGACAGCTTATATCCACGTAAATGGTGTTTATCACAACTCTTTTAATGTGGGTCATTTTTTTGTCCCCCTTTGTTTTATAAGGGGGACACGGCGAAGCCGAGGAGGATCAATAATGAATCGATTTTTCTATTCCTTATTCTCCCCTTCTTTTCCTCTGATTCCCGGCTCGACGAACAGCACCTTCTCCCTCGTGTAGGTAACCTGCCCGGGTCCCTGTCCTTTCCGCTTGACCACATACTTGACCGCTGTCCACACCACGGGGACGACAGCCGAGGTTTTCGCCTTCGAGTAGTACGCGGCAACGGATGCCGCCTCTTCGAGACTCCGGTGATCGGGATTCTGCTTCCCCGGTGAGCGGAGGATGACATGGGAGCCGCCGACTCCCTGAGCATGGAGCCAGATGTCGTTTTTACGCGCCCAGCGTACAAGCTCGTCGTTCTCACTGTCGTTTCGTCCCACAATGATCTCGAGTCCCGAAGCCGAGACGAACCGCCGCGGGAAAGGCTCCTCAGCCTCGTATGCACGGCCCGGCTCGCCGGTACGGACATACCTGTCCGCAATCGTTCTGAGCTCTTTCAGATCCTCGAGCGATTCCGCGCGGGAGCTCTCGGCCCGTAAGGTCTCCAGACGTCTCCGGAGGCTTGCGATACGTTCTTCCGCGTGTTTCGAGGCAGCCCTGAGTTTGCGGGCGCGCTGGAAAAACCGTTCCGCATTCCCGGGACCATCGAGCGCGGGATCGAGCTCAACCGTGATCTGCCCGCCGCCCGGGCTGTACGGGTCATCGAGTGTGGCCGATGTCATGCCCCTTTTGATACGGTGCGGGTTCGCGAGAATCGTATTGCCGTGACGGTCAAGGAGTTCGGCCTCCGATTCGCCGCCGCGCTCGGCATCGATTTTGCCGATAGTGGAGAGAATCCGTTTTTCCTCACGGTTCAGGGCGGAGGTGATTGTATGCCTGAGCTGGCGGAATTCCAGCCCCCGTTCACGGTCGAGGGAGTAGCGGATAACCGCATCGTCGAGATTTTTATAGAAGGTGTCGCCTACACCTGCGGATTCCATGGGCAGGGGGAAGACATCGCGGGGAAGACCGTCAGCGCCCATGATGACCGTGCCGCCTTCGCCGCCCTTTTCGATGCGGTCGACAAGCACGGCAACAGTCCTGAACAGCTTCAGCGTGTCATCGGGAGAAAGGTCTCCGGGTTTGAGAGATGGATCGAGTCCGCACCGGAAGACCGCCTCACGGGCAAAGGGACGACTCCCCGAGCATACCGAGACCGCGAGCGCCTCCTCGATGGCCGATTCGGCAGCGAACAGCCGTTTTTCCAACTCCGGCAGGACTCCCCATACAAGATCGATGTATTCCCGCGCGGGCGGAGGGATATATTTCACTCCCGGGCGGATTTCACGGTATCCGCTGATACGTCCTGTGATGACACGGGTTGAACCGGCGATGATGCCATCCGGATTCACTGCGACGATGTTTGCGTAACGGCCGGTCAGCTCGAATACGAGCCTCATGCCGGAATCGAAGCGGAGGAACAGAACGCGGTCGCCGGGGATGATCCCGACAGATTCGAGAACAGTCCCCGCAAATTTCGACAGGTGCCAGTCGCGGGCGTTACGGGAGGGAATGTAGCGCTTCTCGACCGTATGGAGATAC
This region of bacterium genomic DNA includes:
- a CDS encoding NFACT family protein — encoded protein: MDYFTICAQRKQTGDSFAGRKVETVRLHGNHAVFIGFEGDRALKLSGVPGMPYLHTVEKRYIPSRNARDWHLSKFAGTVLESVGIIPGDRVLFLRFDSGMRLVFELTGRYANIVAVNPDGIIAGSTRVITGRISGYREIRPGVKYIPPPAREYIDLVWGVLPELEKRLFAAESAIEEALAVSVCSGSRPFAREAVFRCGLDPSLKPGDLSPDDTLKLFRTVAVLVDRIEKGGEGGTVIMGADGLPRDVFPLPMESAGVGDTFYKNLDDAVIRYSLDRERGLEFRQLRHTITSALNREEKRILSTIGKIDAERGGESEAELLDRHGNTILANPHRIKRGMTSATLDDPYSPGGGQITVELDPALDGPGNAERFFQRARKLRAASKHAEERIASLRRRLETLRAESSRAESLEDLKELRTIADRYVRTGEPGRAYEAEEPFPRRFVSASGLEIIVGRNDSENDELVRWARKNDIWLHAQGVGGSHVILRSPGKQNPDHRSLEEAASVAAYYSKAKTSAVVPVVWTAVKYVVKRKGQGPGQVTYTREKVLFVEPGIRGKEGENKE